In a genomic window of Zingiber officinale cultivar Zhangliang chromosome 9B, Zo_v1.1, whole genome shotgun sequence:
- the LOC122024089 gene encoding uncharacterized protein LOC122024089 — MNSPATSKAAAMASALILLSQFLVLVPSAQGGVVCENLPQDLCAFAVSSESKRCVLESSQRGDGLTEYQCRTSEVEVEVEREMKDWIETDECVGACGVSRGAVGISSDALLEPDFAGKLCSAACYQNCPNIVDLYFNLAAGEGVFLPELCKVQKENPRRVMAELLSSGAALGASSAPVPAPAPYYT; from the exons ATGAATTCTCCGGCGACTTCGAAGGCGGCGGCAATGGCTTCGGCCCTCATCCTTCTCTCGCAGTTTCTCGTCCTCGTCCCCTCCGCTCAAG GAGGCGTCGTATGCGAGAATCTGCCGCAAGATTTGTGTGCCTTCGCTGTCTCGTCGGAGTCGAAGCGGTGCGTGCTGGAGAGCAGCCAGCGGGGGGATGGACTGACGGAGTATCAGTGCCGGACatcggaggtggaggtggaggtggagcgGGAGATGAAGGACTGGATCGAGACGGACGAGTGCGTGGGGGCCTGCGGCGTCAGCCGTGGCGCCGTCGGGATTTCCTCCGACGCCCTGCTGGAGCCCGACTTCGCCGGCAAGCTCTGCTCCGCCGCCTGCTACCAGAACTGCCCCAACATCGTCGACCTCTACTTCAATCTCGCCGCCGGCGAAG GTGTCTTCCTACCTGAGCTTTGCAAGGTGCAAAAGGAGAACCCCCGGCGTGTCATGGCGGAGCTTCTCAGCTCCGGCGCAGCGCTGGGCGCTTCTTCTGCTCCTGTTCCTGCTCCTGCCCCGTACTACACTTAA
- the LOC122024088 gene encoding probable pectin methylesterase CGR2, translating to MASRRAINPSRRVADSGSIPLGSSLHQKSRTSSLLPIGLVAVAAFLLIGYSLRGSGGFPGVNESMTIGQGVSCSADAIRAIPILKKAYGDSLRKVLHVGLDSCAVVSNLLKEKDTEAWGVEPFDLEDADSSCKSLVRKGFVRSVDIKFPLPYRPKSFSLVVVSDSLDYLSLKYLNKTLPDIARVSSDGLVIFAGFPGQQRAKVSEPAKFGKLAKLRSSSWWVRYFIQTGLEENEMAIKKFEQASSESSYKPSCQIFHLSL from the exons ATGGCGTCGAGACGAGCTATTAATCCATCTCGACGCGTGGCAGATAGCGGAAGCATTCCACTCGGCAGTTCCTTACATCAGAAGTCACGGACTTCGTCTCTTTTACCCATTGGATTGGTTGCTGTG GCTGCTTTTCTTCTCATTGGTTACTCATTAAGAGGTTCAG GTGGTTTTCCTGGTGTAAACGAATCCATGACCATCGGGCAAG GTGTTTCCTGCTCAGCAGATGCAATACGAGCTATACCTATTCTAAAGAAAGCTTATGGAGATAGCTTGAGGAAGGTTTTGCATGTAGGCCTTGACTCTTGTGCAGTCGTTTCAAATTTGTTAAAAGAAAAAGATACTGAAGCTTGGGGCGTGGAACCATTTGATTTGGAAGATGCCGACAGTAGTTGCAAAAGCCTTGTGCGCAAAGGTTTTGTCCGCTCGGTTGACATCAAGTTTCCCCTACCATACAGACCTAAATCATTTTCCCTTGTCGTTGTCTCTGATTCATTGGATTACTTGTCCCTCAAGTACCTTAACAAAACTCTACCAGATATTGCAAGAGTGTCATCAGATGGTCTTGTTATATTTGCTg GTTTCCCTGGTCAGCAGAGAGCCAAGGTTTCAGAGCCAGCAAAATTTGGAAAACTA GCCAAACTAAGGAGTTCATCCTGGTGGGTACGATATTTTATCCAGACTGGTTTAGAAGAGAATGAAATGGCTATAAAGAAGTTTGAGCAAGCTTCCAGCGAGAGTTCTTACAAACCAAGCTGCCAAATTTTTCACCTCAGCTTGTAG